In Pontiella desulfatans, one DNA window encodes the following:
- a CDS encoding Hsp70 family protein: MNSKYAIGIDLGTTNSALAYRSLENDDAPVECLAIPQLVDETTEEGRTTLPSFLHIGTEKGTWNVGEWARRRAAEAPGRTVAAAKSWLCHSRVDRHEAILPWGAPADVEKCSPVEASKRYLQHLAGAWNKQFPDAPFAEQQIVLTVPASFDASARELTSLAAKEAALPEHFILLEEPQSAVYAWLAQVGNDWRKQLGKDDTLLVCDVGGGTTDFTLVRVEDEDGDLVLRRVAVGNHILVGGDNMDLFTAHMAQQAFAEQGVQVDAWQSTALWHACRQAKENLLDPAGAETHPVTVLGRGRKVIGGNISVDLNRRQISDALLEGFFPTCGLDDRPRRAQLSGFRELGLPYEHDTAITRHLAAFLGMHAEGGASVRPTHVLFNGGVFKSEIFKNRLMELMGSWFGQAPQLLDGNEDLDHAVATGGAFYAAAKHSGGVRIRGGTARAYYLGIETAGLAIPGAPRPLHAFCVVPAGMEEGSELQVPGDSFGLVTGEPAHFRVLSSAVRKQDQPGDMLASWSEEELQETDSLEAELPAAEGVEDGGGYIPVRFESRVTELGIFELWCVSTITDHRWKLEFSVRDEQE, translated from the coding sequence ATGAACTCGAAATATGCCATTGGAATCGACCTTGGAACCACCAACTCGGCGCTGGCCTACCGCAGCCTCGAAAACGACGACGCGCCGGTCGAATGCCTCGCCATTCCCCAGCTGGTGGACGAAACCACCGAAGAAGGACGCACCACCCTGCCGTCCTTCCTGCATATCGGCACCGAAAAAGGAACTTGGAACGTCGGCGAATGGGCGCGGCGCCGCGCCGCCGAAGCGCCCGGCCGCACCGTCGCCGCCGCCAAATCGTGGCTTTGCCACAGCCGCGTCGACCGCCACGAAGCCATCCTGCCATGGGGCGCCCCGGCCGACGTTGAAAAATGCTCGCCGGTCGAAGCCTCGAAGCGCTACCTCCAGCATCTCGCCGGCGCATGGAACAAACAATTCCCGGACGCGCCGTTTGCCGAACAGCAAATCGTGCTCACCGTACCCGCCTCGTTCGACGCCTCCGCCCGCGAGCTAACCAGCCTCGCCGCCAAGGAGGCCGCCCTGCCCGAACACTTCATCCTGCTCGAAGAGCCGCAGTCGGCCGTCTATGCCTGGCTCGCCCAGGTCGGCAACGACTGGCGCAAGCAACTCGGCAAGGACGATACCCTGCTCGTCTGCGACGTCGGCGGCGGCACCACCGACTTTACCCTCGTGCGGGTGGAAGACGAAGACGGCGATCTGGTCCTGCGCCGCGTCGCGGTCGGCAACCATATCCTGGTGGGCGGCGACAACATGGACTTGTTCACCGCGCACATGGCCCAGCAGGCCTTCGCCGAACAGGGCGTGCAGGTCGATGCCTGGCAATCGACCGCCCTATGGCACGCCTGCCGCCAGGCCAAGGAAAACCTGCTCGATCCCGCCGGCGCGGAAACGCACCCGGTCACCGTGCTTGGTCGCGGCCGCAAGGTGATCGGCGGAAACATTTCGGTCGATCTCAACCGCCGGCAGATTTCCGACGCGCTGCTCGAAGGCTTTTTCCCGACCTGCGGGCTGGACGACCGCCCGCGGCGCGCGCAGCTTTCGGGCTTCCGCGAACTCGGCCTCCCCTACGAGCACGACACCGCCATCACCCGCCACCTCGCGGCCTTCCTCGGCATGCACGCCGAAGGCGGTGCATCGGTTCGCCCGACGCACGTGCTGTTCAACGGCGGCGTTTTCAAATCCGAAATCTTCAAGAACCGCCTGATGGAACTGATGGGCTCGTGGTTCGGCCAAGCGCCGCAGCTGCTCGACGGCAACGAAGACCTCGACCATGCCGTGGCCACCGGCGGCGCGTTCTATGCGGCGGCCAAACACAGCGGCGGCGTCCGCATCCGCGGCGGCACGGCGCGCGCCTACTATCTCGGCATCGAAACCGCCGGCCTCGCCATCCCCGGCGCGCCGCGCCCGCTCCATGCGTTCTGCGTGGTGCCCGCCGGCATGGAGGAAGGCTCCGAGCTGCAAGTCCCCGGCGATTCGTTCGGGCTCGTGACCGGCGAGCCCGCCCACTTCCGCGTACTCAGCTCCGCCGTCCGCAAGCAGGACCAACCCGGCGATATGCTCGCCTCGTGGAGCGAAGAGGAGCTGCAGGAAACCGACTCGCTCGAGGCAGAGCTCCCCGCCGCAGAAGGCGTCGAGGACGGCGGCGGCTACATTCCCGTGCGCTTCGAATCGCGTGTCACCGAACTCGGCATCTTCGAGCTTTGGTGCGTCAGCACCATCACCGACCACCGCTGGAAACTCGAATTCAGCGTCCGCGACGAGCAGGAATAA